In Candidatus Babeliales bacterium, the DNA window GGTCTGGTAACAATTATCGTGAGATCAGCGAAAGAATAAGAGCATACCTTCTTCAAAAATCACGGAAAAAAAAAGATCAGCCGAATCAACGCTTTGAATTAGAGTCAACAAGATTAATCACATCTGGTAATCCGTGTATGGGTGCTGCTTTAGTAAATAAAAAGAACGAGTATGTACACGGTATTATGGACTGCGACAGCGGTAAAAAAGATAGAAAGGACTCTGTGTTGCAAAAATCGGAGAGGAATAATTATTTCTTTTCTCCAGGTATCTATCCGACTGCAAAACCAAAACGAAAATAAGCGCTTCATTATAAGGGCGCGTATATTTCGCGCCCTCTTTGAATTATTTTTAGCTAATATCAGTATCTATAGGTCCTTGGCCGGATTTATCTTTTGATTCATCTGGTTGTTGCTCTTGAGAGGCCTGTTCTGCTCCTGGAGTGCCTGATTGTTTATATAGATTTTCTGCTACTTTATACCAGGTTTGGCTCAACTCATTAGTTGCTTTTTCAAGCTCTTCAGCATTGCTTTCATGTTCTTTTAATGCAGTTTTTGCTTTTTCAATTGCTTGTTGGACATTTTGAACGTCAGTTTCAGCTAATTTATCTTTATTTTCAGTAAGCGATTTTTCGATTTCAAGAATCGAACCATCAAGGCGATTGCGTTTTTCGATTAATTCTCGCGCTTGTTTATCTTCTTGTTCGTGTGATTTAGCTTCATTGACCATGCGATCAATTTCTTCCTTCGATAAACCGCCACCTGAAGTGATAGTAATCTGTTGTTCTTTTCCGGTTGCTTTATCTTTTGCCGATACATTTACAATACCATTTGCATCGATATCAAAAGCTACTTCAACTTGTGGAACGCCACGCGGTGCTGGTGGTAATCCTTCAAGGCGGAATTGGCCAAGCATTTTGTTATCTTTAGCAAATTCACGTTCTCCTTGAAATACTCGAATATCTACGGCAGTTTGATTATTTTCTGCAGTAGAGAATACTTGCGATTTGCGTGTAGGAATAGTGGTGTTTCTCTCAATCAATTTAGTTACAACGCCACCAAGAGTTTCGATACCTAATGAAAGAGGAGTAACATCAAGAAGTAAAACATCGGTTACTTCGCCGGCAAGTACACCACCTTGAATTGCAGCGCCAACAGAAACTACCTCGTCGGGATTTACCGATTTATTGGGCTCTTTGCCAAAAAAGTCTTTTACTAATTGCTGTACTTTTGGCATCCGGGTAGAACCGCCAACTAAAATAACTTCATCAATTTTGTCTTTTGAAATTTTTGCATCGGCCATGGCTTGTTTACATGGTTCTAGCAAACGTTTAAATAAATCTGAGCATAATGATTCAAGTTTTGATCGAGATATTTTTATATTTAAATGCTTAGGGCCAGTTGCATCAGCAGTGATATATGGCAAATTTATCTCAGTTTCTTCAATAACTGAAAGTTCTTTTTTTGCTTTTTCTGCCGCTTCTTTTAGACGCTGCAAAGCCATTTTATCATTGCGTAAGTCAATGCCTTGTTCTTTTTTGAATTCATCAACTAAATAATCGATAAGTTTTTGATCAATATCGTCACCACCTAGATGTGTATCGCCATTGGTTGACTTTACTTCAATAACGCCGTCGCTAATATCTAAGATTGAGATATCAAAGGTGCCGCCACCAAAATCGAATACGGCAATAGTTCCGCTTTTCTTTTTATCTAATCCATATGCAAGTGCTGCTGCGGTTGGCTCATTGATAATTCGTTTAACTTCTAATCCTGCAATTTTGCCTGCATCCTTAGTTGCTTGACGTTGTGCATCATTAAAATGCGCAGGGACAGTAATAACCGCTTCAGTAATTTTGCCGCCAAGGTATTCTTCTGCCGTCTGTTTAATTAAACTTAATATTGCTGCTGATATTTCTTGCGGTGAATATTCTTTGCCTTGTGCCATAATACTGATATCGCCATTTGCACGCTTAACTATTTTATATGGCATATTTTTGATTTCATTAATCATTTCATCATATTTGCGGCCAACGAAGCGTTTAGCAGAATATATGGTATTTTCTGGATTAGTGACTGCTTGGCGTTTTGCGATATGGCCTACTAGGCGTTTGCCATCTTTAGTGAATGCAACGATTGAGGGAATAGTATTTGTGCCTTCTTTGCTCAGGATAACTTTTGAATTGCCACCTTCCATAAAAGACACAACTGAGTTTGTTGTCCCCAAATCGATGCCAATAATTTTTTTCATGAATATCCTTTCTGGACTGCTACGATGATAGATGTTACTATCTTAATTAATTTATCTTTATTTATTATATAAATGTAATGTCAGAAAATGTCAAGCAAAATTGTAAATTATTTGAGTGAGATACGCTCAGATTTCTAGTTTGATGTAACTAAAACTTTGAAAAAAAATTGAACCACTAGCCGGTTTTTAGCAATAATATTGTGTGAATTTTATTGTTGTTTTTTTAACTCAATATTTATCTTTGATTGTTCAAGATTTTTACCTGCCAAAGTTATTGATAATTCTATATAATAAACGAACTGTGGAGTCAATTTTTTTTGATATCTTTTGCCTGCGAAAGATAAATTAACTACTAACAGCGGAAAATATACCTGAACCATTTCAATGTTTGATGATAAAGGATATTCTTTTTCAGAATTAGTGTTAACGAATTTAACTTCGTGCGTCAAGCCATAATTCAGAATGACGTACTCTTCTTCTCTTTCTCCAACTTTTATCACTTTACCACGGCGATCGAGGCCCCATTCTGGAACCTTGGATTTTCTTTTTGATTCGCCAGTTTTTTTTAGTTTACCAAGGTCAATATCTTCTAGAGTTTTTCCCGCAGATACATTATATTGCTTTTGGCCAATATGCAATATAAAGTTTTGACCAGTTTTGTTTTCTATTTTTGCAATTTTTACCGCTTGGCCGAAGCATAGTTGTGATGCGCATGCTAATATGAGCAGTGCAATTGATTTTAACTTCATTTTATTTCCTTAATTTGCGTATGGACACTAATTTTTGAATTTTTAAGTTTTGCACCTTCTAGAATGAGTGTTATGTCGTGGTAATCTTGATAGTTATTAGATGATGTTTTAAGTGATTTTCTATCCTGTTTAAATGCTTGCGTAGAAGGAACTTCTTTCTTTCGATGATCTGGGCGATAGTACTCTGGGATAGTAATAGTTATTGCGCGCGCAAGGACTGCGTCAGGAAATAATTGTTTATCAGGATATTTGTCTACTATGAAAAATAATCGATATGTTTCTTTTGATGTAAAATTAAAGATCTTAATTTCTTGTGCTAAAGAATATTTGACTGCTTGGCGATACGTGCTAAGTACTTTCATTGGGAGATTTATATTTTCCTGAGATTCTTCTGGTGGTAAAGGAAATAGTTTATCACCAACATGCAATGTAAAAGTTTGATCAGTTTTATTTTCTATTTTTGCAATTTTTGCTTTTGGTATCGTAAACTCAACTTGGCCAAAACTTAATTGCGATGAGATTGTTAGTATGGTAGTAATGAGCTTTATTTTAAAATTCTTCATAATATATATACCCTTTTTTATTTAGCAAATAAATAATGCCATTTCCTTTATTTATGATTATGCCATTATTTACGGCATAATCTGAATAGATTGCTTCGTTTTTATTTTTCGATTAAAAAATGATTATTTTATTTTGCTTCTTCTATTTTGGGTTCTTATTCACTAGAAAGTCCATTTGTAGTGATTCCGGCTGAAATATCTATTTCTGAATTTTCGAGATTTTCTCCGAACAAACGAAGATCTATGACATAATGATCGTCTATTTTATAAAAATCGGTAACCTTGGAAATTTTTAGTTTATGAATAAAGGTATCGCTGACAATAGTTTGGCCTCCTTTTGCCAATGATGCATTTACCTGTAAATTTGCTAAGCCAAATTTAATAGATTTGCTTACTCCTAAACCCAATAGATATCTTTGATTAGTTTTAGGATTTGAAATTTGAAAAATTTTTGCTAAATCATAATAAGTTTTATATTGTCCAGGAAAATCTTTCAAGATTTTTAAATCGAGATATATATTTTTTTCTAGCCTTTTTCCTGCTTTAATATCATATGTTGTGTTACCAACTCTAAGCATTAAGTCCTGATTTGTATTATTTTCTAAATTTTGAATGCTAGCGGATGGTGTGATTGGCATTCGCGTTGTAGGTGGTGCCTGGCCAAAACTCAATTGCGATGAGATTGTTAATATGGCAGTAAAGAGCTTTATTCTAAAATCCTTCATAATATCTCCTTTTTTATTTAGCAAATAAATAATGCTATTTTCTTTATTTATGATTATACCATGATTTACGGTATAATCTGAATAGATTGCTTCGTTTTTATTTTTCGATTAAAAATGATTACTTTTAATTATTAATAATTTCCCCCTAAACTAGGCTTTTTTGGTTGTTTTATTTCATTGAAATATACAAATTATCTTAGTGTGGTTTGCTCATATTTCTTAATGCAGCTACCTTTAGATATTCATAATGAATGGAACAATGTCGCATAATTCCATAGCTAATGTCAAAAAACAGCTTGGCCTTTTTAGATATTTGTTAGAATAATTATTTTAGGCGGCTACGCGCGTATGCGGCGCAGGGACACTCCACTCCGTCTTCACCCATCACCCCATACGCGCTATCATTTTTTATGATGAATTAAGTTTTATTACGAGCATAATCGACTTTTATTGGGGTGCTGGTCTTGACTACGTGCATACTACGAAGTTAATGCTCTCGAAGTTATACAAAGAAGAAAAGACATGGGGGGAGGAAATGAAGAGTAAAGAAATAAAGAGTAAGAGTATACAAAGATTATAAGACAGTATAAGAATAAATAAAAGTTAAGAGTAAGGAAAAGACAAACAAGAAAAGAAAAATAAGTAAGGAAATAAGGAATTTAATAATTCATTACTACTCTTAAGAACCATATGGAAAAACTATGAGCTAGAGGAACCTTTGTGGTGATGAAATAAAAAATAAAAACAAGTAAACTTGTTCTTATTGCGATAGGAATAACATCCTGCAATTTACTGGTAAAATGATACGTGCGATAAACGGTATAATACATTATTAATAAACTAACCAATCGTACGATACTCACGAGCGCAATAGTTTCTATAAAACCAATTAACGCTCTCTTATTAAACCATAATATAAAAAAGAACATAATTGCATAAGTAATATAAACAGCCATTAAAAAGCGATACGATCGTTCTACTTCAAGCAGTCGCTCATAAGCCAGCAACATAATTTCTAAAAGGTAACTTCCTGTAATGATACAAAATAATTTGATAATCACATGGTCGTTTATATGATTCATAATAAAATACGCAAACAATATAAATAAACCAAAAAATGGAAAGCAGAGCGAAGCAACCTTCGTCGTTAATTTTTCGAAGGCAATCTCCATAAGTTTTGTCTTGTTAGGCAAAGTATATATGTGAGCAAGGAGTGAAGTATCGCTCGTACCAATAGTTTTTATAATTATACGCTGAAATACTAATGCACCATCATTGGCAATTTTATACATACCAGCCATTTCTGGGCCCATATTATAGGTAATAATCGGAATCATAAAATTACGTTCAGACAAACTTCTTAATGCCGTATTTATCCACATCACTGCTGAATGGATTACAAACTGTTTACTTAAAAGCTTTGAAGGGATAGGAACTTCTGTTTGTGGCATTATTTGTTTATATAAATGTGGCAACCGAAATAATGAAAAAATTATAGTTGCGAGACTTGCGCCTATTTTATTAGTGATAATACTATTTAAAAGGGCGTTGCCGCTATAGTAATGGATCGCTATGAAACTGCTCAATGTTTCTATCATAAGAAAAAATGCATTGATACTATTAAATTGTTTTTGCCAAAAATGTGCATGAAAGATAAGACGTAATATGGCCAAGATCCCTTCAGCAGCAAAAAGCATTGATATGCTAATAGCAGAAATGTGCATATTTATGCTTAGGTTTAGGAGTGCTCCCGAATAATTGGTTGCAATGTTTAATATTGGTATCATTATTATAATTAAACAAGTTTGGGTAAGTAGGATGGCAATTATAAAATTCTGATGAGCGGTTTTATTTTTTGCAAACTCAGGAATATAGCGAGGGACTGATTTTCTGAAACCAAAATCTATCCATAACAAGATAAGAAAGATGATACTATTAATATTTGCCCATGCGGCAAATTCTGTTGAGGTAAGAGTGCGATATAATATAAAAGTTAAAAATGTATAACTAATTTTTTGTGCGATATAAAAAAAACCGTTCCAATTAATACTGGTATTAAATTGGTAAAAAATTTGTTGCGTATTCATGTTGTTTAGTGTAGTTCAATTGACCAAGAAGTATAGTCGATAGATTTTTGCTTTTTAATATTTCTTGTTCATCATATAAAAATATTTTATTGCAAAATTATCAAACAGGATAACATTGTGATGGTAAATTAAAATAAGCATAAATTCGGTTCGTCTTGGCAAGTTTCAATTATTGGGGCTTGAACATTGAGTGTTTTATTTTTGTTTTTAAAAAAAGCAAAAATATTGGCAATTTTTATTTGGCCGAACAGGAAATGTTTTTCATATTATTATGTTTATAAATTACAAAGTTTTTGACATTATGTTATACTTAAATGGTACAGGTAAAAGTTCTGTTGATGTAGGTTGTCATGGGCTTAAAAAAAAGGAATTCCCTATGTTCAATCTTGGTGATAGAGTTGTTTACCCTGGGCATGGTGTCGCACACATTAATCAGGTTATTAAAAAAGTAATTGGTGGACAAGTAACAACATTTTATGAATTAAAATTTATCAACAAAGATATGACTATTTTAATACCAACAACCGGTTCCTCTACGATCGGTGTACGACCGCTTAGCTCAAGCGATAGTATTAACGATATTTTCTCTTTTCTTGCACAATCAGTGAAAAAAATTAAATCTTCTGAAGTTATCATTAATTGGAAGCAGCGAAATAAAGAGTACCAATCAAAACTGCGGACCGGCAAGCTTAAAGATATTTCAGAAATTTATCGTGAATTAAAACATATTGAACAATACAAGGAACTTTCATTTTGCGAAAAAAGTTTACTGCAGCAAACCGAATCACTACTAGTTGAAGAGATAGCTTTAGTAAAAAAATTTGGACCAGAAAAAGCAGTCGAATATCTCAGATCAATTTTTAATCCTCATCAAGGAGCTTCAATGGTTATGCAGAAAGCTTTGTAATAATTCATGGGAAAAAAAATACTGGTAAT includes these proteins:
- the dnaK gene encoding molecular chaperone DnaK; its protein translation is MKKIIGIDLGTTNSVVSFMEGGNSKVILSKEGTNTIPSIVAFTKDGKRLVGHIAKRQAVTNPENTIYSAKRFVGRKYDEMINEIKNMPYKIVKRANGDISIMAQGKEYSPQEISAAILSLIKQTAEEYLGGKITEAVITVPAHFNDAQRQATKDAGKIAGLEVKRIINEPTAAALAYGLDKKKSGTIAVFDFGGGTFDISILDISDGVIEVKSTNGDTHLGGDDIDQKLIDYLVDEFKKEQGIDLRNDKMALQRLKEAAEKAKKELSVIEETEINLPYITADATGPKHLNIKISRSKLESLCSDLFKRLLEPCKQAMADAKISKDKIDEVILVGGSTRMPKVQQLVKDFFGKEPNKSVNPDEVVSVGAAIQGGVLAGEVTDVLLLDVTPLSLGIETLGGVVTKLIERNTTIPTRKSQVFSTAENNQTAVDIRVFQGEREFAKDNKMLGQFRLEGLPPAPRGVPQVEVAFDIDANGIVNVSAKDKATGKEQQITITSGGGLSKEEIDRMVNEAKSHEQEDKQARELIEKRNRLDGSILEIEKSLTENKDKLAETDVQNVQQAIEKAKTALKEHESNAEELEKATNELSQTWYKVAENLYKQSGTPGAEQASQEQQPDESKDKSGQGPIDTDIS
- a CDS encoding oligosaccharide flippase family protein, with translation MNTQQIFYQFNTSINWNGFFYIAQKISYTFLTFILYRTLTSTEFAAWANINSIIFLILLWIDFGFRKSVPRYIPEFAKNKTAHQNFIIAILLTQTCLIIIMIPILNIATNYSGALLNLSINMHISAISISMLFAAEGILAILRLIFHAHFWQKQFNSINAFFLMIETLSSFIAIHYYSGNALLNSIITNKIGASLATIIFSLFRLPHLYKQIMPQTEVPIPSKLLSKQFVIHSAVMWINTALRSLSERNFMIPIITYNMGPEMAGMYKIANDGALVFQRIIIKTIGTSDTSLLAHIYTLPNKTKLMEIAFEKLTTKVASLCFPFFGLFILFAYFIMNHINDHVIIKLFCIITGSYLLEIMLLAYERLLEVERSYRFLMAVYITYAIMFFFILWFNKRALIGFIETIALVSIVRLVSLLIMYYTVYRTYHFTSKLQDVIPIAIRTSLLVFIFYFITTKVPLAHSFSIWFLRVVMNY
- a CDS encoding CarD family transcriptional regulator is translated as MFINYKVFDIMLYLNGTGKSSVDVGCHGLKKKEFPMFNLGDRVVYPGHGVAHINQVIKKVIGGQVTTFYELKFINKDMTILIPTTGSSTIGVRPLSSSDSINDIFSFLAQSVKKIKSSEVIINWKQRNKEYQSKLRTGKLKDISEIYRELKHIEQYKELSFCEKSLLQQTESLLVEEIALVKKFGPEKAVEYLRSIFNPHQGASMVMQKAL